AACATCACGCTAGGCTCTTGAAACCTCTTCTCGTAAAAGCTCTTGACGAAGCCGGAATAACGATGGAGGACGTTGACGTTGTAGCGTTCTCCCAGGGACCCGGTCTCGGCCCCTGCCTCCGCGTCGTTGCCACGGCCGCGAGGGCACTTGCAATAAAGTACCGGAAGCCAATAGTCGGCGTCAACCACTGCATCGCCCACGTGGAGATAACCAAGATGTTCGGGGTTAAAGACCCGGTTGGCCTCTACGTCAGCGGCGGAAACACACAGGTTCTGGCCCTTAAAGGTGGTCGCTATCGGGTCTTCGGCGAGACCCTCGACATAGGCATAGGCAACGCGATAGACACCTTCGCGAGGGAGCTGGGAATAGGCTTTCCCGGCGGCCCGAAGATTGAGAGGCTCGCCGAGAAAGGCGAGCGCTACATCGAACTCCCCTACGCGGTTAAGGGGATGGATCTGAGCTTCTCCGGCATCCTGACCGAGGCGGTCAGGAAGTACAGAACAGGTAAGTACCGAGTTGAGGACCTGGCCTATTCCTTCCAGGAGACGGCCTTTGCCGCCCTGGTGGAGGTGACGGAGAGGGCCGTAGCCCACACCGGCAAGGACGAGGTCGTCCTGGTCGGCGGCGTTGCCGCCAACAACAGGCTCCGCGGGATGCTGAAAACCATGACTGAGGACAGGGGCGTAGACTTCTTCGTTCCGCCCTACGACCTATGCAGGGACAACGGGGCCATGATAGCATACAC
This portion of the Thermococcus sp. genome encodes:
- a CDS encoding bifunctional N(6)-L-threonylcarbamoyladenine synthase/serine/threonine protein kinase, whose amino-acid sequence is MIALGLEGTAHTLGIGIVTEKEVLANVFHTLTTEKGGIHPKEAAEHHARLLKPLLVKALDEAGITMEDVDVVAFSQGPGLGPCLRVVATAARALAIKYRKPIVGVNHCIAHVEITKMFGVKDPVGLYVSGGNTQVLALKGGRYRVFGETLDIGIGNAIDTFARELGIGFPGGPKIERLAEKGERYIELPYAVKGMDLSFSGILTEAVRKYRTGKYRVEDLAYSFQETAFAALVEVTERAVAHTGKDEVVLVGGVAANNRLRGMLKTMTEDRGVDFFVPPYDLCRDNGAMIAYTGLRMYRGGVRFKISDTVVKQRFRTDEVEVVWC